A window of Pirellula sp. SH-Sr6A contains these coding sequences:
- the prmC gene encoding peptide chain release factor N(5)-glutamine methyltransferase has protein sequence MSDGKGAAPEPWTILRLLQWTTEHLRKSGSLSPRLDAEVLLAEARRCQRIELYTAFSEEPPEEVKARFREFVKKRASGEPVAYLVGKKEFYSLPFTVSSGCLIPRGETEHLVIACLDRIKTLRNADPDRAFAIADVCTGSGCVAVSLAKNLQNVSIRAIDISDEALAVARRNVEDHGVAGIVEVSQGDLLDGVAPASLDFVVSNPPYVSEQEFQQLDRSVREYEPKIALVSGDAGTEIIDKLAHQAIERLKSAGWFLCEFSPMIADQVESNLQQDGRWGNITVLKDLAGHKRLIAAQKL, from the coding sequence ATGAGCGATGGAAAGGGAGCTGCGCCCGAGCCGTGGACCATCCTGCGATTGCTCCAATGGACGACGGAGCATCTTCGAAAAAGTGGTTCACTCTCCCCTCGACTCGACGCGGAAGTGTTGTTGGCGGAAGCCCGGCGATGCCAGCGGATCGAGCTCTACACCGCGTTTTCCGAAGAGCCTCCCGAGGAAGTCAAAGCGCGATTTCGGGAGTTCGTCAAAAAGCGAGCAAGCGGCGAGCCCGTCGCTTACTTGGTCGGCAAAAAAGAGTTTTACTCTCTCCCCTTCACCGTCAGTTCAGGGTGTTTGATTCCGCGCGGCGAGACCGAACATTTGGTCATCGCATGCCTGGACCGGATCAAGACGCTGCGCAACGCAGATCCCGACCGCGCCTTTGCCATCGCGGACGTATGCACGGGGAGTGGATGTGTCGCGGTAAGTCTCGCTAAGAATCTGCAGAACGTTTCCATCCGAGCGATCGACATCTCGGACGAGGCGCTCGCTGTGGCACGCCGCAATGTTGAGGACCATGGCGTCGCCGGCATCGTCGAAGTTTCCCAAGGGGATTTGCTCGACGGGGTAGCTCCCGCGTCTCTCGATTTTGTCGTTTCCAATCCACCTTATGTCAGCGAGCAGGAGTTCCAACAACTGGATCGATCCGTACGCGAATACGAGCCTAAGATTGCGCTCGTGAGCGGAGATGCCGGGACCGAGATTATCGACAAATTAGCCCATCAAGCCATTGAGCGATTGAAATCTGCCGGATGGTTTCTATGCGAGTTCTCCCCGATGATCGCCGACCAAGTGGAATCGAATCTTCAACAAGACGGTCGGTGGGGAAACATCACCGTCCTCAAAGATTTAGCGGGCCACAAGCGATTGATCGCGGCTCAGAAGCTGTAA
- a CDS encoding glycine--tRNA ligase, whose protein sequence is MEKLVSLCKRRGFMFQSSEIYGGLNGFWDYGPLGVELKRNIKDAWWHDMCQGHNELVQPQGAPSPYEMVGLDCTILMHPQVWKCSGHYDLFHDFMVDCRLSKKRYRFDQVRGKWVSRGEQKVFVTVVADPENENDEVTRRALKFFNLRSKNADELTLADSFQSLDKLTAEERTFVLAPDANEINTLTDPREFNLMFKTYVGALSGEEGAAFLRPETAQGIFVNFKNVLDSTRVRVPFGVAQVGKSFRNEITPRNFTFRSREFEQMEIEFFCHPEQSPEWYAYWRNRRLKWYTELGLSGDRLRMREHDQDELSHYSCGTADIEYAFPFLPEGEYGELEGIAHRGDFDLRSHSEGKLDPRERPLKLELNEHGQPKHRGSGKDLSYRDDLTNERYIPHVIEPSAGADRATLAFLCEAYHEDQAPDEDGKMQSRVVMKLHPRIAPYKAAVFPLVKKDGMPEIAKDIYGALKKKFNVFYDEKAAVGRRYRRQDEVGTPYCITVDSQSLQDQTVTIRDRDTLEQWRVKVDDVVAEIEGRVS, encoded by the coding sequence ATGGAAAAACTCGTATCGCTCTGCAAGCGACGCGGATTCATGTTTCAGTCGAGCGAAATCTACGGCGGATTGAACGGCTTTTGGGATTACGGTCCCCTGGGAGTGGAGCTTAAGCGGAACATCAAAGATGCATGGTGGCACGATATGTGCCAAGGCCATAATGAATTGGTGCAGCCTCAGGGGGCACCGTCACCCTATGAAATGGTGGGACTCGATTGCACCATTTTGATGCACCCTCAAGTTTGGAAATGTTCCGGTCACTACGATCTGTTCCATGACTTCATGGTCGATTGCCGTTTGAGCAAGAAGCGATATCGGTTCGATCAAGTTCGGGGGAAGTGGGTCTCGCGAGGCGAGCAAAAAGTGTTCGTGACCGTTGTTGCTGATCCTGAAAATGAGAACGACGAAGTGACGCGGCGCGCGCTGAAGTTCTTCAATTTGCGCAGCAAGAATGCGGATGAGCTAACTCTAGCGGACTCCTTCCAATCGCTCGACAAACTGACCGCGGAAGAGCGCACGTTCGTCTTGGCGCCGGACGCGAACGAAATCAATACACTGACCGACCCTCGCGAATTCAACTTGATGTTCAAGACCTACGTCGGTGCATTGAGTGGTGAAGAGGGAGCGGCGTTCCTGCGACCAGAAACGGCTCAAGGGATCTTTGTGAACTTTAAGAATGTCCTCGACAGCACTCGCGTGCGTGTTCCGTTTGGTGTGGCTCAGGTCGGCAAGAGCTTCCGAAACGAGATCACCCCTCGCAACTTCACCTTCCGGTCGCGTGAATTTGAACAGATGGAGATCGAGTTCTTTTGCCATCCCGAACAATCTCCTGAGTGGTACGCGTACTGGAGGAACCGCCGCTTGAAGTGGTACACCGAGCTCGGTCTTTCCGGCGATCGATTGCGAATGCGCGAGCATGATCAAGACGAGTTGAGCCATTACTCGTGCGGGACCGCCGATATCGAATATGCGTTCCCATTCCTTCCCGAAGGGGAGTATGGCGAACTCGAAGGGATTGCGCACCGGGGGGATTTCGATTTGCGATCCCATTCCGAGGGCAAGCTGGATCCGCGTGAACGGCCTCTCAAACTGGAGTTGAACGAGCACGGTCAACCCAAGCATCGAGGCAGTGGTAAAGACCTTTCGTATCGCGACGATCTCACCAACGAGCGCTATATCCCGCACGTCATCGAACCGTCGGCAGGTGCCGATCGCGCGACATTGGCGTTCTTGTGCGAAGCGTATCACGAGGACCAGGCGCCTGACGAGGATGGCAAGATGCAGTCGCGTGTCGTCATGAAACTTCACCCCCGCATCGCCCCTTACAAGGCAGCCGTATTCCCCCTCGTCAAGAAAGACGGCATGCCCGAGATAGCGAAAGACATCTACGGAGCCCTCAAGAAGAAGTTCAACGTCTTCTACGATGAAAAGGCTGCAGTCGGTCGTCGCTATCGACGTCAAGACGAAGTCGGGACCCCGTATTGCATCACGGTCGACTCGCAGTCATTGCAGGATCAAACCGTCACCATTCGCGACCGCGACACGCTCGAACAATGGCGGGTCAAGGTGGATGATGTCGTCGCCGAAATCGAAGGTCGCGTCTCCTAA
- the priA gene encoding primosomal protein N' has translation MELHQGELFPDDRAPWEIDAANETPSASVVFPEAPYGPYDYRIPDELAGIVQPAMRVVVPLGKGNREIVGYVLSIQMAMVPQSSLKPILRTVDHEPLCNGSLLQLIQWMSRYYLVPLGQVFEAVIPAGVRAGAGTRNQTLLRPSELASEERAVTALPTKQRQTLQQLILADEPLSIEQLKHLAQCSDGVIKKLRDIGLIESYTERVMTFDASTVPGNFERIPAPALSADQRLALQTIFQSIESGEHSTILLHGVTGSGKTEVYMQAIEQVVSYGRQAIVLVPEISLTPQTRSRFQHRFQSVAVLHSSMSGPERHYQWRRIADGHAQVIIGPRSAIFAPAPYLGLVILDEEHENTFKQETVPRYHARDVAIHRTALEKIPLVLGSATPSLETFHRARRGQFRMVSLPRRILNRPLPEVTTIDLRSTRIDVNRGSLSRPLLQAIERTLAEKGQTILLLNRRGYATSIQCPSCGHVVSCPDCDLPLTHHRDGSKATCHYCDYTIAAPNVCPKCGFDAIRFAGLGTQKLEMEVQARFPDAVIARMDSDTMKKPGSHERVLAEFRGGKVQILLGTQMIAKGLDFPNVLLVGVINADTTLHFPDFRASEKTFQLVTQVAGRTGRGDRAGEVLVQTYSPDHPAIVAACKHDYKMFSSQELKQREEFGYPPFSSLARIIFRGPDQVEANEFAEGVVKKIQLEIARVGAKIRVLGPAPPPIAKLRGHYRFHAMLISQDAAALNALLSRIQSSTKPPGENLYLIDIDPQDML, from the coding sequence ATGGAGTTGCACCAAGGGGAATTGTTTCCAGACGATCGAGCGCCGTGGGAGATTGATGCCGCCAACGAAACTCCATCCGCGTCGGTCGTCTTTCCCGAGGCCCCCTATGGTCCATACGATTACCGGATCCCCGACGAACTAGCGGGGATCGTCCAGCCCGCGATGCGCGTCGTCGTCCCTCTCGGAAAAGGGAATCGAGAGATCGTCGGCTATGTTCTGTCGATTCAGATGGCGATGGTCCCGCAAAGCAGTCTCAAACCGATTCTGCGAACAGTGGATCACGAGCCCCTTTGCAATGGATCGTTGCTCCAGCTCATTCAGTGGATGAGTCGCTACTACTTGGTGCCGTTGGGGCAAGTCTTCGAGGCGGTGATACCTGCCGGCGTGCGTGCCGGGGCGGGGACTCGCAATCAGACCCTTCTCAGGCCTTCTGAATTAGCGAGTGAAGAACGGGCAGTCACGGCGCTGCCAACCAAACAACGTCAAACGCTCCAGCAGTTGATACTCGCCGATGAGCCACTTTCGATCGAACAACTAAAGCATCTCGCTCAATGTTCGGATGGAGTGATTAAGAAGCTCCGCGATATCGGTCTGATCGAATCCTATACGGAGCGAGTCATGACCTTTGACGCATCGACAGTACCAGGAAATTTCGAACGAATCCCTGCACCTGCATTATCCGCCGATCAGCGACTGGCGTTGCAGACCATCTTCCAGTCGATCGAATCGGGAGAGCATTCGACGATTCTTTTGCATGGTGTGACCGGGAGCGGTAAAACCGAAGTCTACATGCAGGCAATTGAACAAGTCGTTTCGTATGGCAGACAAGCGATTGTCTTAGTCCCAGAGATTAGTCTTACACCGCAAACGCGAAGTCGATTTCAGCACCGCTTCCAGTCCGTTGCCGTCCTTCACTCCAGCATGAGTGGTCCTGAGCGACATTATCAATGGCGCCGAATTGCCGATGGACATGCGCAAGTCATCATTGGGCCACGGAGCGCGATCTTTGCACCCGCTCCTTATTTGGGATTGGTAATCTTGGACGAGGAGCATGAGAATACTTTTAAACAAGAGACTGTACCGAGGTACCATGCGAGAGACGTTGCGATTCACCGAACGGCTCTTGAAAAAATCCCGCTGGTTCTGGGATCGGCAACCCCCTCGCTTGAGACCTTTCATCGCGCCCGTCGTGGGCAGTTCCGAATGGTGTCCCTCCCAAGGCGCATTCTGAATCGACCATTGCCCGAAGTGACAACGATCGATTTGCGATCGACGCGAATCGACGTCAATCGGGGTTCGTTGTCGAGACCTCTCTTGCAAGCGATCGAAAGAACGTTGGCCGAAAAGGGTCAGACCATTCTTCTATTGAATCGCCGCGGCTATGCCACCTCGATTCAGTGTCCATCCTGCGGACACGTCGTGAGTTGTCCCGATTGCGACCTCCCGTTAACCCACCATCGCGATGGAAGCAAGGCGACGTGTCATTACTGCGATTACACGATTGCTGCCCCCAACGTTTGCCCGAAATGCGGATTCGATGCCATCCGATTCGCCGGATTGGGGACACAAAAATTGGAAATGGAGGTTCAAGCTCGCTTTCCAGACGCGGTCATTGCACGAATGGACTCCGACACGATGAAAAAGCCGGGGAGTCATGAGCGAGTGCTCGCCGAGTTTCGCGGCGGGAAAGTTCAGATTTTGCTCGGCACCCAAATGATCGCCAAGGGATTGGACTTCCCGAATGTGCTGCTGGTTGGCGTGATCAATGCCGATACCACACTGCACTTCCCTGACTTCCGAGCCTCGGAGAAGACATTTCAGTTGGTCACACAAGTCGCGGGGCGGACCGGTCGCGGCGATCGAGCCGGCGAAGTATTGGTTCAGACTTACTCACCGGACCATCCCGCGATCGTGGCGGCTTGCAAACACGATTACAAGATGTTCTCCAGCCAAGAACTCAAGCAGCGTGAAGAATTTGGTTATCCACCCTTCTCGTCATTAGCTCGAATCATCTTTCGAGGGCCTGATCAGGTCGAAGCCAATGAATTCGCCGAAGGGGTGGTAAAGAAGATTCAGCTAGAGATCGCGCGCGTCGGGGCCAAAATTCGAGTTCTCGGCCCTGCACCTCCCCCGATCGCTAAATTGCGGGGGCACTATCGATTCCATGCGATGCTGATTTCTCAGGACGCCGCCGCACTCAATGCTTTGCTCTCGCGTATCCAGTCCTCCACCAAACCGCCGGGTGAGAATCTCTACCTCATCGACATCGATCCCCAGGACATGCTCTAG
- a CDS encoding DUF1559 domain-containing protein, producing MRRSWNPSRRGFTLVELLVVIAIIGILVGLLLPAVQAAREAARRMQCGNNLKQLGLAIHNYESAFKRFPAMQLGTGGAHPGSVQGAAQRVCMSGHYALLPFLEQNALFQDMSNNNLEPWNGNNVYRVRVPFLECPSSSGVSEPTDNNRTRGLSNYGFCAGDNYAMSQIVQGSTEERNDAALSGQKRSINNRGIFGRLNFPKIGEISDGTSNTVAVAEFRRPNSQQSIGMVLLIASDPATYAPLSCKAQWNGRTFVNQSLVFTGDTARGYRAWAGNVFFNGVTTILPPNSPSCMVSSGSVSPHWFGGIYSAGSEHTGGAQIAMADGSVRFVSQNIDSGNAAAVAPAAGGGGISPFGVWGAMGTKAAGDVFSNEL from the coding sequence ATGCGGCGCTCATGGAATCCATCGCGACGGGGCTTTACGTTGGTCGAATTGTTGGTGGTCATCGCCATCATCGGCATTTTGGTCGGACTTTTGCTACCAGCCGTTCAAGCGGCGAGGGAGGCGGCCAGACGGATGCAGTGTGGGAACAATCTGAAACAGTTGGGATTGGCGATTCACAACTACGAATCCGCCTTCAAACGATTCCCCGCGATGCAGTTGGGGACAGGAGGGGCACACCCGGGTAGCGTCCAAGGCGCGGCGCAAAGAGTTTGCATGTCCGGTCATTACGCGCTCCTTCCTTTTCTGGAGCAGAACGCCTTGTTCCAAGATATGAGCAACAACAATCTGGAGCCATGGAATGGAAACAACGTTTATCGCGTTCGTGTCCCGTTTTTAGAGTGTCCCAGCAGCAGCGGTGTCTCGGAGCCAACGGATAACAACAGAACGCGTGGTCTTTCAAACTACGGTTTTTGCGCGGGCGACAACTATGCGATGTCGCAGATTGTTCAAGGCTCAACCGAAGAACGAAACGATGCAGCACTCTCCGGTCAAAAACGCTCGATCAACAACCGTGGAATTTTCGGACGATTGAATTTCCCCAAGATCGGTGAGATCTCGGACGGGACCAGCAACACGGTGGCGGTGGCTGAGTTCCGACGTCCTAATTCGCAGCAGTCGATCGGGATGGTTCTCTTGATCGCCAGCGACCCAGCCACCTACGCTCCCCTCAGTTGCAAAGCGCAGTGGAATGGTCGTACGTTTGTGAATCAATCGCTCGTGTTCACCGGGGATACCGCTCGTGGCTATCGAGCTTGGGCGGGCAACGTCTTCTTCAACGGTGTGACTACGATCCTTCCGCCAAACTCTCCCTCGTGCATGGTGAGCAGCGGCTCGGTTTCCCCACACTGGTTTGGTGGTATCTATAGCGCAGGTAGCGAGCACACTGGGGGAGCGCAGATCGCCATGGCCGACGGTAGCGTTCGATTCGTTTCCCAAAACATCGACTCCGGGAATGCTGCGGCTGTCGCACCTGCGGCTGGTGGCGGAGGGATCAGCCCCTTCGGTGTCTGGGGAGCGATGGGGACGAAGGCCGCGGGCGATGTCTTCTCCAACGAACTCTAA
- a CDS encoding carboxypeptidase-like regulatory domain-containing protein: MSLSFLSRSMFCLGVCSFAVWLGCGPKSDLPKTVKAQGVVTLDGTPVDLATIVLIPDAGTYSAAGVSDKDGKFALKAFDEKAGAVPGSYKVEITKTVVQDKGEKGGEAVVNVAYGLPKKYSTFTTSGLKLTIPDQDTTDIKFELTSK; the protein is encoded by the coding sequence ATGAGTCTGTCATTTCTATCACGCTCGATGTTCTGTCTCGGCGTTTGTAGCTTCGCCGTTTGGTTGGGTTGCGGACCGAAGAGCGATCTTCCGAAAACGGTCAAAGCGCAGGGAGTCGTGACCCTAGACGGCACACCCGTCGACTTGGCCACCATCGTTCTGATCCCCGATGCGGGGACTTATAGCGCCGCAGGCGTCAGCGACAAAGATGGCAAGTTCGCGTTGAAAGCCTTTGACGAAAAAGCGGGCGCTGTTCCAGGCTCGTACAAAGTCGAAATCACGAAAACCGTGGTCCAAGACAAAGGAGAAAAAGGTGGAGAAGCCGTTGTCAATGTGGCCTATGGCCTCCCAAAGAAGTACTCCACATTCACCACCTCAGGATTGAAGCTCACGATTCCCGATCAAGACACGACGGACATCAAGTTTGAACTAACCTCGAAATAG
- a CDS encoding ABC transporter permease, with protein MNTYSGADATTIRSSNQPTATRWSPQTWSSMPWRLFWKEFRQILPLLWALIAVGAMLQLIGAIHAALNPGLSNTALHQAALVLMPSLFAVGAGAMLIGQEKELRTLSWLSSLPISAPRIVMTKFVSGLVGLILCWIGCLLSAAIASPDIFDNRIHTGLYESIGNLGIKYFVNSLFLLVASMVSGWIFKTAWVALVMMIPFAILPVFVIAMVVTSRTGEVWMQSPLGAGLVYLGSAIVLILLGRVWGRNSFVSAPNRWFGQFTYHAPSRIRMQTITDEWRPLPVAPSLLWQIGWQNRMLWVSIVFIVLSFFSAFILAWEKDGGLAGILVVPNFIVFTWLGASTFGSDGSNKRIQFLADRGVAPGVIWWTRQFFPLCIVIVGFGSLLLAWFLLTGPNGRSSRGLAPFPMFVFLGGMFAIYSATQWVSQIFRSSLLNMCVAPAVGVGTMAALAFAFSTLGTGYLWLIPSVLILFFASRAMMRPWMDARYTTRTYLQHAGFGLLACVIPAIPFMTTVLTYPSISNEASRELTELARRTPVIRANSTIQWNSLGRSPTPESMPEMGGAGLGGDVLEGEGSEVALVQPPSKPDPIDWDKRIDSHVESLLDLYSTPSFRPQIPYYYIQSWIATLRRTSRVLADNPPEDRIGVETERYQQVMTLLLHIATSHREQTELVSQELADQVERAMVREIADPANRSLLDKALLESVLRELGDKAGRQEARLKALAVSWDQAMANRVRSRRDSHGWRDSLGWRVNDFTEVGGIEIPQIQTTALLSAELVRKRRVGLAVERLYRFLKSGNRSPANSEFQAYQEFWKTGHTPDLSYYEPIPISRGSVGSLWFGDWENTAEAFAKDLQETLP; from the coding sequence ATGAATACCTATTCGGGTGCTGATGCCACGACGATTCGTTCGAGCAATCAACCAACCGCGACACGATGGAGTCCTCAAACATGGTCTTCCATGCCGTGGCGACTGTTTTGGAAGGAGTTTCGTCAGATATTGCCTCTCCTATGGGCCTTGATAGCTGTTGGTGCAATGCTCCAGCTGATCGGAGCAATTCACGCAGCGCTCAATCCAGGATTGTCGAATACAGCGCTCCATCAAGCGGCTTTGGTGCTGATGCCTTCACTGTTTGCTGTAGGTGCCGGTGCGATGTTGATCGGGCAAGAAAAGGAGCTTCGCACTCTTTCCTGGCTTAGTTCGTTGCCCATCTCGGCGCCGCGCATTGTGATGACAAAGTTCGTTAGCGGCTTGGTGGGGTTGATCCTTTGTTGGATAGGTTGTCTTCTCAGTGCAGCGATTGCCAGCCCCGATATTTTCGACAATCGAATCCATACCGGGCTCTATGAAAGCATCGGAAACCTGGGAATAAAGTACTTTGTAAATTCACTCTTCCTCTTGGTTGCGAGCATGGTGAGCGGATGGATTTTCAAAACGGCCTGGGTCGCTCTGGTGATGATGATTCCCTTCGCAATTCTACCTGTTTTCGTCATCGCGATGGTGGTTACCTCACGTACTGGCGAAGTCTGGATGCAGTCACCCCTAGGCGCTGGTTTGGTTTATCTGGGATCCGCTATCGTCCTGATCCTGCTCGGAAGAGTTTGGGGCCGGAACTCTTTTGTTTCGGCGCCGAACAGATGGTTCGGGCAATTCACCTATCACGCACCCTCTCGAATTCGGATGCAAACGATCACGGACGAGTGGCGTCCGCTCCCTGTCGCTCCGAGCTTGCTTTGGCAGATCGGTTGGCAGAACCGAATGCTCTGGGTGAGTATTGTGTTCATCGTCCTATCCTTTTTCTCCGCATTTATTCTGGCGTGGGAGAAGGATGGTGGATTGGCTGGGATACTAGTTGTACCGAACTTTATCGTCTTCACGTGGTTGGGGGCCTCGACCTTCGGCAGCGATGGGAGCAACAAACGGATTCAGTTTCTGGCTGACCGAGGCGTTGCACCGGGAGTGATTTGGTGGACGCGGCAATTCTTTCCTCTGTGCATTGTGATCGTCGGGTTTGGTTCCTTGTTGCTGGCATGGTTTCTATTAACCGGGCCGAACGGGCGCAGTTCACGAGGTCTGGCTCCTTTTCCCATGTTTGTTTTTCTGGGGGGGATGTTCGCGATTTACAGCGCGACGCAGTGGGTATCGCAGATCTTTCGTAGCTCGCTTTTGAATATGTGCGTCGCCCCTGCGGTAGGAGTGGGGACCATGGCCGCCTTGGCTTTCGCGTTCAGCACATTAGGAACAGGATATCTATGGCTGATCCCTTCCGTGCTGATCCTGTTCTTTGCCAGTCGTGCGATGATGCGACCGTGGATGGATGCCCGTTACACCACGCGCACCTATCTGCAGCACGCGGGCTTTGGTTTGTTGGCGTGTGTTATTCCTGCCATTCCGTTTATGACCACGGTGTTGACGTACCCCTCTATCTCCAACGAGGCGTCTCGAGAGCTTACGGAACTCGCACGGCGAACGCCTGTGATCCGCGCCAATAGTACGATCCAATGGAACTCTCTTGGACGATCGCCCACACCGGAGTCCATGCCAGAAATGGGAGGAGCGGGATTGGGAGGAGATGTCTTGGAAGGAGAAGGTTCCGAGGTCGCACTGGTTCAGCCACCGAGCAAACCTGACCCTATCGATTGGGACAAGCGAATCGATTCGCACGTGGAGAGCTTGTTAGATCTCTATTCGACTCCCAGCTTTCGCCCTCAGATTCCGTACTACTATATCCAGAGCTGGATCGCGACATTGAGACGCACTTCGCGTGTGTTGGCTGACAACCCGCCGGAAGACCGAATCGGGGTGGAAACCGAACGCTACCAACAGGTGATGACGCTCCTCTTGCATATCGCCACGAGCCACCGGGAACAAACGGAACTCGTGAGTCAGGAACTGGCTGATCAAGTGGAGCGCGCCATGGTTCGCGAGATCGCGGATCCCGCGAATCGCTCACTGCTCGACAAGGCCTTGCTCGAATCGGTACTGCGGGAACTTGGAGATAAAGCAGGCCGGCAAGAGGCTCGACTGAAGGCATTGGCGGTGTCTTGGGATCAAGCCATGGCGAATCGAGTCCGTTCACGACGAGATTCACATGGGTGGCGAGATTCACTTGGGTGGAGGGTCAATGACTTTACCGAAGTGGGTGGGATTGAAATACCACAGATTCAGACAACAGCTCTGCTGTCAGCAGAACTGGTGCGCAAGAGACGGGTCGGACTGGCGGTGGAGAGACTCTATCGATTCCTGAAGTCAGGGAACCGTTCCCCTGCCAACTCCGAATTTCAAGCGTACCAGGAATTCTGGAAAACGGGACATACTCCCGACCTTTCCTATTACGAGCCGATTCCCATCTCGCGAGGATCGGTTGGCTCCCTTTGGTTTGGCGATTGGGAAAACACCGCCGAGGCCTTTGCAAAAGATCTACAGGAGACATTGCCATGA
- a CDS encoding ABC transporter ATP-binding protein translates to MTDCIVAEGLEMHFRGCDALRGVDLNVPHGSVFALLGENGAGKTTFIRILTGYQIPSSGRCTILGLNPVKDALEIRRRVGYVSDAPALYDWMRIDEIGWFASSFYPAGFLDRFRESIVRYELPSDRKIKHLSKGQRAKVALSLAVAHDPELLILDEPTSGLDPLVRREFMESMVERAASGKTVLLSSHQISEVERVADYIAILHQGKVRLVSNLASLRESVSEVTLSIHDPLTTLPLLSEPAEVLSEQKTGRQIRWVVRGWSDTLHQAVAGWPGVAGIRARPATLEEVFVACTRGSEGAKRSANALTQTSPVNAIAESISDVDSEQSDRHAS, encoded by the coding sequence ATGACCGACTGTATTGTTGCCGAAGGTTTGGAGATGCACTTCCGGGGGTGCGATGCGCTGCGAGGCGTCGATTTGAACGTCCCGCATGGCTCCGTCTTTGCATTGCTGGGTGAGAACGGAGCGGGAAAAACGACCTTCATTCGGATTCTCACCGGTTATCAGATTCCCAGCAGCGGACGCTGTACGATCCTTGGTCTCAATCCGGTGAAGGATGCGTTGGAGATTCGCCGCCGCGTCGGCTATGTCTCCGACGCACCTGCTTTGTACGATTGGATGCGCATCGATGAGATTGGCTGGTTCGCCTCGTCGTTTTACCCCGCGGGGTTTCTCGATCGTTTTCGGGAATCGATCGTCCGTTACGAACTCCCATCGGATCGCAAAATCAAACATTTGAGCAAAGGGCAGCGCGCGAAGGTGGCGTTATCCCTCGCGGTTGCCCATGACCCCGAGTTGCTCATCTTGGACGAGCCTACCTCGGGCTTGGATCCTCTCGTACGACGCGAATTCATGGAGAGCATGGTCGAGCGAGCTGCGAGCGGCAAAACGGTTCTTCTATCCAGCCACCAGATCAGCGAAGTGGAGCGGGTGGCGGATTACATCGCGATCTTGCATCAAGGAAAAGTTCGCTTGGTCAGCAATCTGGCCTCCCTTCGCGAGAGTGTCAGTGAAGTGACGCTTTCGATCCATGATCCTCTTACAACCCTTCCGCTTCTTTCCGAGCCTGCGGAAGTCTTAAGCGAGCAGAAGACCGGGCGTCAGATCCGATGGGTTGTCCGGGGGTGGAGCGACACGTTGCACCAAGCGGTTGCAGGCTGGCCGGGAGTCGCCGGAATTCGCGCGCGCCCTGCGACCCTTGAAGAAGTCTTCGTAGCGTGCACGCGAGGGTCCGAAGGGGCGAAGCGTTCTGCGAATGCGTTAACACAGACTAGCCCTGTTAACGCCATTGCGGAATCGATCTCGGACGTCGATTCGGAACAATCCGACCGCCACGCTTCGTAA
- a CDS encoding GntR family transcriptional regulator: protein MFFSIDANNGVAIYEQIVRQVKFAVAEESLRPGQLLPSVRSLSVELALNPNTIARAYQQLQSEGILESLRGRGLVVCQGAPKICRSDRKTIIADRLRAVLTEALHGGLSGVEIEEIVRKQLKQLVPTVQTIASLSASETAS from the coding sequence ATGTTTTTCTCGATCGATGCCAACAATGGCGTGGCGATCTATGAGCAGATTGTGCGGCAGGTCAAATTCGCTGTCGCCGAAGAATCGCTTCGTCCTGGCCAGCTTCTGCCCAGCGTGCGAAGTTTGAGTGTGGAGTTGGCTCTCAATCCCAACACGATTGCCAGAGCCTACCAGCAGCTTCAAAGTGAGGGAATTCTCGAGTCGCTCCGGGGGCGTGGATTGGTCGTTTGCCAAGGAGCCCCGAAGATTTGTCGCAGCGATCGCAAGACGATCATCGCGGACCGGCTTCGGGCGGTACTGACTGAAGCGTTGCACGGTGGGCTGTCCGGAGTTGAGATCGAAGAGATCGTCCGGAAGCAGCTTAAGCAGCTGGTGCCTACGGTTCAAACCATCGCTTCCTTATCGGCGAGCGAGACGGCCTCCTAG